Proteins encoded by one window of Vitis riparia cultivar Riparia Gloire de Montpellier isolate 1030 chromosome 11, EGFV_Vit.rip_1.0, whole genome shotgun sequence:
- the LOC117925340 gene encoding uncharacterized protein LOC117925340, with the protein MTMNPNFQQVMMKPTKPERSRFIFIFFLCAVVSIYEVRSGNLLKFGSHAFFSYNSSSSASFLPLNSTFDDIRIFIGILTLPDQYQHRHVLCIIYSTQSPTGAKVDVKFVFCNLTKEDQKVLVALEIMRYDNIIILNCTENMNQGKTYTYFSSLPEMLNSTEGPSPPYHYVMKADDDTYLRLDNLVESLRSLL; encoded by the coding sequence ATGACGATGAATCCCAATTTCCAACAGGTGATGATGAAGCCCACCAAGCCTGAACGATCCCgtttcatcttcatcttcttcctctgCGCCGTAGTTTCCATTTACGAAGTCCGATCCGGCAATCTCCTGAAGTTCGGCAGTCACGCTTTCTTCTCCTACAACTCATCATCTTCCGCTAGTTTTCTCCCCCTGAATTCTACCTTCGACGACATCCGGATCTTCATCGGAATCCTGACCCTCCCCGACCAGTACCAGCACCGGCACGTCCTCTGCATTATCTACAGCACCCAGTCGCCGACCGGAGCAAAGGTCGACGTCAAGTTCGTGTTCTGCAACCTCACGAAGGAAGACCAGAAAGTCTTGGTTGCGCTGGAGATAATGCGGTACGACAACATAATCATCCTCAACTGCACGGAGAACATGAACCAAGGCAAGACGTATACGTACTTCTCGAGCTTGCCGGAGATGCTGAATTCCACTGAGGGGCCATCTCCGCCGTACCATTACGTAATGAAGGCGGACGACGACACGTATCTGAGGTTGGACAACCTGGTGGAGTCTCTAAGGTCATTGCTGTAA